The Eublepharis macularius isolate TG4126 chromosome 3, MPM_Emac_v1.0, whole genome shotgun sequence genome has a window encoding:
- the FHIP1B gene encoding FHF complex subunit HOOK interacting protein 1B, which translates to MERMSWLSKLNPRAAGHRASRGASLQGPVMADPETCLMVFKNHWAQVLRILEQRGSRVAQGAADDLSAVRNNTYQMLTLLAEERPGTGASVGPILAFVTSEGVLERLLGWHLQRDVPEERKVELLKLFETLISQSHQPLLQHPSIRRPLLRLLGLCAGPASPLLETSLVLLLNQLCVSVAKEPPLLELFFHSPTEQGPANLLVFSLLVPFIHHEGVVGQQARDALLLLMAMSAGSRTVAQYITDNSYFCPVLATGLSALYSSLPRKLEVRGDDWHLLRREDWIGVPSLVLFMTSLEFCNAVIQVAHPLVQKQLVDYIHSGFLVPVMGPALHKTSIEEMIASTAYLDLFLRSISETALLKTFLRFLLLHRHDSSTILDTLVGRIASNSRLCMVSLSLFRTLLSLHCEDVLLQVVLRYLIPCSHVMLSQKRAVKELDIYGKAASKFLSLIPRCCRPENLPLPEQEEEHAAWSKGHGSPSVDSSSVVTVPKPSTPSRISFFMRQASFSGEAPSPTPRSPGTPTGSPCHRPGRWEEVSELEGNYLEYLRDACLNVDRCVWACRVWSAPYDGVVPDASGVAPSRDAPLPVKSDCFGYTSFHPGGHPGHMPASPRTKKRGLQEEGASPEGALVGAQPSPPASPTPKDSSGLLNGTHADTGIKKVRWCPPGAVLENGSGHSSQPGPVWEQAPCLDSLLDELLTQAPVENGGTSTLEKFTAELSQLEEEMDGRGRGEEQLTLGPPSAPDPTPLSCEEEEEAAFQSFSSHPDSVGQPRPAEPLAPIISSPLRTPGHPPSQPFTGPFVAVLFAKLENMLQNSLYVNFLLTGLISQLACYPQPLLRSFLLNTNMVFQPSVKSLLQVLGSVKNKIERFAANREDFPSLLFKAKKYLIARGKLDWSDTQNAAPSLRRSETLVKSRKPSIGELIMRHTNSPTRARQAAQLALQHMREGQVMHALAGASLFRTSAEKQSEALRVKNAVYCAVIFSEFLKELAAIAQAHAVTSPFLLEPPEE; encoded by the exons ATGGAGAGGATGAGCTGGCTGAGCAAGCTGAACCCCCGAGCGGCGGGCCACAGGGCCAGCCGCGGGGCCAGCCTGCAGGGCCCTGTAATGGCAGACCCCGAAACCTGCCTCATGGTTTTCAAGAACCACTGGGCCCAG GTGCTGAGGATCCTGGAACAGCGTGGCTCGCGTGTGGCCCAGGGGGCGGCCGATGACCTCAGTGCCGTGCGTAACAACACCTACCAGATGTTGACCCTGCTGGCGGAAGAGCGCCCTGGCACCGGGGCCAGCGTGGGGCCCATCCTGGCATTTGTGACGTCGGAGGGTGTGCTGGAGCGCCTGCTGGGCTGGCACCTGCAGCGGGACGTCCCTGAGGAGCGCAAGGTGGAGCTGCTCAAGCTGTTCGAGACACTTATCAGCCAGTCGCACCAGCCCCTGCTGCAGCACCCGTCCATCCGGCGCCCGCTGCTGCGCCTGCTGGGCCTGTGCGCCGGGCCCGCCTCCCCGCTCCTGGAGACTAGCCTGGTTCTGCTGCTGAACCAGCTCTGTGTCTCGGTGGCCAAGGAGCCCCCACTGCTGGAGCTCTTCTTCCACAGCCCCACGGAGCAGGGCCCTGCCAACCTGCTGGTCTTCTCCCTCCTGGTCCCCTTCATCCACCACGAGGGGGTCGTCGGCCAGCAGGCCCGCGATGCACTCCTGCTCCTCATGGCCATGTCTGCCGGCAGCCGCACCGTGGCCCAGTACATCACGGACAACTCCTACTTCTGCCCG GTGCTGGCCACGGGCCTGAGTGCCCTCTACTCCTCACTACCCCGCAAGCTTGAGGTCCGGGGAGACGACTGGCACCTCCTGCGGCGCGAGGACTGGATCGGGGTCCCTTCCCTTGTCCTCTTCATGACCTCCCTGGAATTCTGCAACGCCGTCATCCAG GTGGCCCATCCCCTGGTACAGAAGCAGCTGGTCGACTACATCCACAgtgggtttctggtgcccgtcaTGGGCCCCGCCTTGCACAAG acCTCCATCGAAGAAATGATCGCCAGCACTGCCTACCTGGACCTTTTCCTGCGCAGCATCAGCGAGACCGCCCTGCTCAAGACCTTCTTGCGCTTCTTGCTTCTCCACCGCCACGACAGTAGCACCATTCTCGACACCCTGGTGGGGCGCATTGCCAGCAACTCCCGG CTCTGCATGGTGTCGCTCAGCCTCTTCCGGACTCTGCTCAGCCTCCACTGTGAAGACGTTCTGCTGCAAGTCGTGCTCAG GTACCTGATCCCCTGCAGCCACGTCATGTTGAGCCAGAAGAGGGCAGTGAAAGAGCTGGACATCTACGGCAAAGCGGCCAGCAAGTTCCTGTCCCTAATCCCCCGTTGCTGCCGTCCGGAGAACCTGCCTCTGCCtgagcaggaggaggagcacgCCGCCTGGTCGAAGG GCCACGGCAGCCCCAGCGTGGATTCTTCTTCTGTGGTGACCGTCCCCAAGCCCTCCACGCCTTCCCGCATCTCCTTCTTCATGCGCCAGGCCAGCTTCAGCGGGGAGGCCCCGAGCCCAACCCCCCGTTCCCCAGGAACCCCCACGGGGAGCCCCTGCCACCGCCCCGGCAGATGGGAAGAGGTCTCTGAGCTGGAGGGGAACTACCTGGAATACCTGCGAGACGCCTGCCTCAACGTTGACCGCTGTGTCTGGGCCTGCCGGGTGTGGTCAGCCCCTTACGACGGAGTGGTGCCCGATGCCAGTGGCGTGGCCCCGTCCAGGGACGCCCCCCTGCCAGTCAAAAGCGACTGCTTTGGCTACACTTCCTTCCACCCAGGGGGGCATCCTGGCCACATGCCTGCCTCTCCCCGGACTAAAAAGCGGGGCCTGCAAGAAGAGGGGGCCAGCCCGGAAGGGGCCCTTGTTGGGGCCCAGCCCAGTCCCCCTGCCTCTCCCACCCCCAAGGACTCCAGCGGCCTCCTCAATGGGACCCACGCGGACACTGGCATCAAGAAGGTGCGTTGGTGCCCGCCAGGGGCTGTGCTTGAGAACGGCTCTGGCCACAGCTCTCAGCCCGGGCCTGTGTGGGAGCAAGCACCCTGCCTGGACTCGCTTTTGGACGAGCTGCTCACCCAGGCGCCTGTGGAGAACGGCGGCACGTCGACCCTGGAGAAGTTCACAGCAGAGCTCAGCCAGCTGGAAGAGGAGATGGACGGCAGGGGCCGAGGAGAGGAGCAGTTGACGCTCGGCCCCCCCTCGGCCCCTGACCCCACCCCCCTCTcctgcgaggaggaggaggaggccgccTTCCAGAGCTTTTCCTCCCACCCTGACAGTGTGGGGCAGCCTAGGCCAGCTGAGCCCCTGGCCCCAATCATCAGCAGCCCCCTGCGCACCCCTGGCCACCCCCCCAGCCAGCCATTCACAG GGCCTTTTGTGGCAGTCCTCTTTGCCAAGCTGGAGAACATGCTGCAGAACTCCCTCTATGTCAACTTCCTGCTGACGGGGCTCATCTCCCAGCTGGCCTGTTACCCGCAGCCCCTCCTGCGCTCCTTCCTGCTCAACACCAACATGGTCTTCCAGCCCAGCGTCAAGTCCCTCCTGCAG GTCTTGGGCTCTGTGAAGAACAAGATCGAGCGCTTTGCAGCCAATCGGGAGGACTTTCCCTCCCTGCTCTTCAAAGCCAAGAAGTACCTGATTGCCCGGGGCAAGCTGGACTGGTCAGACACCCAGAATGCCGCTCCGTCCCTGCGCCGATCGGAGACCTTGG TGAAGAGCCGGAAACCATCCATTGGGGAGCTGATCATGCGCCACACCAACAGCCCCACACGGGCGCGCCAGGCAGCCCAGCTGGCCCTCCAGCACATGCGCGAGGGACAGGTGATGCATGCGCTGGCAGGAGCCTCTCTCTTCCGCACCTCGGCTGAGAAGCAGAGCGAAGCGCTGCGCGTGAAGAACGCCGTCTACTGTGCTGTCATCTTCAGCGAGTTCCTCAAGGAGTTGGCAGCCATTGCCCAGGCCCACGCCGTGACCTCGCCCTTCCTGCTGGAGCCCCCTGAGGAGTGA